The following coding sequences lie in one Myxococcales bacterium genomic window:
- a CDS encoding cobalamin-dependent protein (Presence of a B(12) (cobalamin)-binding domain implies dependence on cobalamin itself, in one of its several forms, or in some unusual lineages, dependence on a cobalamin-like analog.), translating into MKLRFVYPKFSRHAEHHPELREAVPCNEYFGPPSLGIACLAAVTPSTWEYDFRDDRVEDVGLDDDVDLVALSFFTPAATRGLELADAFRARGKQVVMGGIFPTMMPDVAQAHADAVVVGEGEGVWNAVLEDAAKGKLHPRYGGSAVDPSTLPLPKVDLYIDKETDAYRPDDYPVQIARGCPLKCFACVLPTSMGPKLRHFGTEHALGQIEQLAARGKLGSLTEDTSLFFGSGTQRRFGWLLDALAERSGPAPISYLGTSMPMIRATSSEFLHRMRAAGINMFYLVGGFDPFTMKAFTGRDPDALSKAHDAVRKAFDHGIEPYTSFLVGNDDDDEGTFDRMLEFATKAGIRKAEFAILTPYPGTAIWHRFLSEDRIISRDWSRYNDANVVFKPKHMSPERLLAGYLYLWKEFYRTRQDLRELGREERTIQF; encoded by the coding sequence ATGAAGCTGCGCTTCGTGTATCCCAAGTTTTCCCGTCACGCCGAGCACCACCCGGAGCTACGCGAGGCGGTGCCCTGCAACGAGTACTTCGGGCCGCCGTCCCTCGGCATTGCCTGCCTCGCGGCGGTCACACCCTCGACCTGGGAGTACGACTTTCGCGACGACCGCGTGGAGGACGTGGGTCTCGACGACGACGTCGATCTGGTGGCGCTCTCGTTCTTCACTCCCGCCGCCACGCGCGGGCTCGAGCTCGCGGACGCCTTCCGCGCCCGCGGCAAACAGGTCGTCATGGGCGGCATCTTCCCGACCATGATGCCGGACGTCGCCCAGGCGCACGCCGACGCGGTCGTGGTGGGTGAGGGCGAAGGCGTCTGGAACGCCGTGCTCGAGGACGCAGCGAAGGGCAAGCTGCACCCACGCTACGGCGGCTCGGCGGTCGATCCGTCCACTCTGCCCCTGCCCAAGGTCGATCTCTACATCGACAAAGAGACCGACGCCTATCGACCGGACGACTACCCGGTGCAGATCGCCCGCGGCTGCCCGCTCAAGTGTTTCGCCTGTGTGCTGCCGACCAGCATGGGCCCGAAGCTGCGACACTTCGGCACCGAACACGCGCTCGGCCAGATCGAACAGCTCGCCGCCCGCGGCAAGCTCGGCTCGTTGACGGAGGACACGAGCCTGTTCTTCGGCTCCGGCACTCAGCGGCGTTTTGGCTGGCTGCTCGACGCGCTGGCTGAACGCAGCGGTCCCGCGCCCATCAGCTACCTCGGCACCAGCATGCCGATGATCAGGGCGACCAGCAGTGAGTTTCTGCACCGCATGCGCGCGGCGGGCATCAACATGTTCTATCTGGTCGGCGGCTTCGATCCGTTCACCATGAAGGCCTTCACCGGGCGTGATCCCGACGCACTGTCGAAGGCCCACGACGCCGTCCGCAAGGCCTTCGATCACGGCATCGAGCCCTACACGTCGTTTTTGGTCGGCAACGACGACGACGACGAGGGCACCTTCGATCGCATGCTCGAGTTCGCCACCAAGGCGGGGATCCGGAAGGCAGAGTTTGCCATCCTGACGCCGTACCCGGGCACCGCCATCTGGCATCGATTCCTGTCGGAAGACCGCATCATCAGCCGCGACTGGTCGCGCTACAACGACGCCAACGTGGTCTTCAAACCCAAACACATGAGCCCCGAGCGGCTGCTGGCGGGCTACCTGTATCTGTGGAAAGAGTTCTACCGCACGCGCCAGGATCTGCGAGAGCTCGGCCGCGAGGAGCGCACGATTCAGTTCTGA
- a CDS encoding dihydrofolate reductase has translation MITLYIATSIDGRIAGENDDLEWLELAGSGGRGGDYGYTAFYQTVDVTVLGRGTWEVCKRFDPWPYSDRPCVVITRRDDLVAVDNETFEAFDSARWRERGKHEHVYLCGGGGVVKLFLEHDLVDRMELATIPVMLGAGPSLFLDGVPARKWRLETSEAHATGVVQSVFVRA, from the coding sequence TCGACGGGCGCATTGCGGGAGAGAACGACGATCTGGAGTGGCTCGAGCTCGCGGGTTCCGGTGGCCGTGGCGGGGACTATGGCTACACGGCGTTCTACCAGACGGTCGACGTCACCGTGCTGGGCCGAGGCACGTGGGAGGTGTGCAAGCGCTTCGACCCCTGGCCGTACTCGGACCGTCCCTGTGTGGTGATCACACGTCGCGATGATCTGGTCGCGGTAGACAACGAGACCTTCGAGGCCTTCGACAGTGCGAGGTGGCGCGAGCGCGGCAAACACGAGCACGTGTACCTGTGCGGCGGAGGCGGGGTGGTGAAGCTGTTCCTGGAGCACGACCTGGTCGACCGCATGGAGCTCGCGACCATTCCCGTGATGCTCGGCGCGGGACCGTCGCTCTTCTTGGACGGCGTGCCCGCGCGCAAGTGGCGGCTCGAGACCAGTGAGGCGCACGCGACGGGTGTGGTGCAGTCCGTCTTCGTCAGGGCGTGA